In the Alkaliphilus flagellatus genome, one interval contains:
- a CDS encoding N-acyl-D-amino-acid deacylase family protein yields the protein MKKLIKNGLVVDGSGNKGYKADVLINGDRIEKIGENIEAKYADVIDAEGLVVAPGFIDTHSHSDLQILIEPEVMPKVMQGVTTEILGQDGISMAPLPVEYISPWRKNLAGLDGDSDEIDWTYKDTAGYLSMIEKVRPGLNECYLVPHGNIRMEAMGLDNRQPIEEELNKMVEITRREMEAGAFGLSTGLIYMPCAYSESKEIIEMCKVVAEYDGVFVIHQRSEADTILDSMEEVIQIGRESGVRIHYSHFKVCGKKNWDKIEKVIELLEKAKAEGISISFDQYPYVAGSTMLGVILPPWVHDGGTDRVIERLKDAELRKKMIYDIENGIHGWDNFVEFAGLDQIFVTSVKSSKNEDAVGLSLIELGKLRGKDPYNATFDLLLEEENAVGMVDFYGTEEHVQTFMRLPEMNVCSDGLLGGKPHPRVYGAFPRVLGKYVREDKALTLEEAVYKMTKKPAATFNIKDRGEIKEGLLADICIFDKDTIIDKGTFTNPTQYPEGIAYVIINGEMVIDHGRHTGNRAGRVIRRK from the coding sequence ATGAAAAAATTAATTAAAAATGGCCTTGTTGTTGATGGAAGCGGAAATAAAGGATATAAAGCTGATGTGTTAATAAATGGTGACAGAATTGAAAAAATTGGAGAGAATATTGAAGCTAAGTATGCTGATGTTATTGATGCTGAAGGACTTGTGGTAGCTCCAGGCTTTATTGATACGCACAGTCATAGCGACCTTCAGATTCTTATAGAGCCAGAGGTTATGCCTAAGGTAATGCAGGGAGTTACTACGGAGATCCTTGGTCAGGACGGTATTTCCATGGCACCGCTACCGGTAGAATATATAAGTCCCTGGAGAAAAAACTTGGCAGGACTTGATGGAGATAGTGATGAAATAGATTGGACCTACAAGGATACTGCAGGCTATCTTTCTATGATTGAGAAGGTAAGACCGGGACTTAACGAGTGTTACTTAGTACCTCACGGCAATATACGTATGGAGGCTATGGGATTGGATAATAGGCAGCCTATAGAGGAAGAACTGAATAAGATGGTAGAAATTACAAGAAGAGAAATGGAGGCCGGTGCCTTTGGACTTTCCACCGGACTTATATACATGCCCTGTGCTTACTCTGAATCAAAAGAGATAATTGAAATGTGTAAGGTTGTAGCTGAGTATGACGGAGTATTTGTAATACATCAGCGCAGCGAAGCAGATACAATATTAGATTCTATGGAAGAAGTAATACAAATAGGAAGAGAATCCGGAGTTAGAATTCACTATTCTCACTTTAAGGTTTGTGGAAAGAAAAACTGGGATAAGATTGAAAAAGTTATCGAGCTCTTAGAAAAAGCAAAGGCTGAAGGTATCAGCATTTCCTTTGATCAATATCCTTATGTAGCAGGCAGCACAATGCTTGGTGTTATTCTTCCTCCTTGGGTTCATGACGGAGGAACAGATAGGGTAATCGAACGTCTTAAAGATGCAGAACTCAGGAAAAAGATGATATATGACATAGAAAACGGAATACATGGATGGGATAACTTCGTTGAATTTGCAGGCCTTGATCAGATATTTGTTACCAGCGTAAAGAGCAGCAAAAATGAGGATGCTGTTGGCCTTAGCCTCATAGAATTAGGAAAGCTTAGAGGAAAGGATCCCTATAATGCCACTTTTGACCTTCTACTAGAAGAAGAAAATGCCGTAGGAATGGTAGACTTCTATGGTACAGAGGAGCATGTACAGACCTTCATGAGACTTCCGGAAATGAATGTATGCTCAGACGGTCTCTTAGGAGGTAAGCCTCATCCAAGAGTATACGGAGCCTTCCCAAGAGTACTTGGAAAATACGTTAGAGAGGATAAAGCATTAACTCTTGAGGAAGCAGTTTATAAGATGACCAAGAAGCCTGCTGCCACCTTTAACATAAAGGATAGAGGAGAAATTAAAGAAGGCTTATTGGCAGATATCTGTATCTTTGACAAGGATACAATAATAGACAAAGGAACCTTTACTAACCCTACCCAATATCCTGAAGGAATTGCTTATGTAATTATAAACGGAGAGATGGTTATCGACCACGGCAGACATACTGGAAATCGTGCAGGAAGGGTTATTAGAAGAAAGTAA
- a CDS encoding RidA family protein has protein sequence MKKLIFTQEAPAAIGPYSQAIEANGMIYTSGQLPIDPITGEMPEDVEEQAEQSLKNVFAILKEAGVDSSKVVKTTVFIKDMSDFPRINKVYERFFTESYPARSCVEVARLPKDALVEIEVVALR, from the coding sequence ATGAAAAAGCTAATTTTTACACAGGAGGCACCGGCTGCCATAGGACCATATTCACAGGCTATAGAGGCTAATGGCATGATATATACCTCAGGACAGTTGCCAATTGATCCTATTACAGGAGAAATGCCAGAGGATGTTGAGGAACAGGCAGAGCAATCTCTTAAGAATGTTTTTGCTATATTGAAAGAAGCAGGAGTGGACTCTTCAAAGGTTGTTAAAACCACTGTATTCATAAAGGATATGAGTGATTTTCCACGAATAAATAAGGTATATGAAAGATTCTTTACAGAAAGCTATCCGGCTAGATCATGTGTAGAGGTAGCAAGATTACCTAAGGATGCTCTAGTTGAAATTGAGGTTGTTGCACTAAGATAA
- a CDS encoding efflux RND transporter periplasmic adaptor subunit gives MKISRKKKIIMGVVALALILGVVSVNAKRKSPANSGMAVSVSDVVKKDIKSTLSLKAPLEGTESVEVVSRLHYEILSIDVKEGDKVEKDQVLAVLDVSHLEEEIQKLKDNVELLQIQNTEGKSSKEISAALAEQRLKEELESSQRSYESALEMYSTAKSRYESIKVLYDSGMASKWELTDKENALNEAKRKVDAFNVVDGKVQATDAQLAEIRNAKISSNNASGSKSIEIAKKELERKTKELEDCKVKSSIAGTITRVNAKVGRFADEIDDKKPMFEIENIDTLKMVANVSEYDIAKMEIGQKVKISADILNGDEVDGIVSRISPTGEQKQGSNERIIPVQIDVTGDTKGLIAGINASAKVETAIAQDALVIPLEALIDNGDNTYSVFVLKEDKTVKKLNVLLGVEDVLEVQIICDELKEGDKVVLNPNAFMTDGMSVIVNE, from the coding sequence ATGAAAATTTCGCGGAAAAAGAAAATTATCATGGGCGTTGTAGCTCTTGCTCTTATTTTAGGTGTGGTTAGTGTAAATGCTAAGCGTAAATCGCCTGCTAACAGTGGGATGGCTGTAAGTGTTTCCGATGTTGTTAAAAAAGACATAAAATCTACTTTAAGTCTTAAGGCACCGCTTGAAGGAACGGAAAGCGTTGAGGTGGTGTCAAGACTTCACTATGAAATACTTTCCATTGATGTTAAGGAAGGAGACAAGGTGGAAAAGGATCAGGTACTTGCGGTGCTAGATGTAAGCCATCTTGAAGAGGAAATTCAGAAGCTTAAGGACAATGTTGAGCTCTTGCAGATACAAAACACTGAAGGAAAAAGCAGTAAGGAAATCTCTGCAGCTTTAGCAGAGCAAAGGCTTAAGGAAGAGCTGGAAAGCAGCCAAAGGAGCTATGAGTCTGCCTTGGAAATGTATAGCACAGCTAAAAGCAGATACGAAAGTATAAAGGTATTATACGATTCAGGAATGGCAAGTAAGTGGGAGCTTACGGACAAGGAAAATGCTCTTAACGAGGCGAAAAGAAAGGTTGATGCCTTTAATGTGGTGGACGGAAAGGTTCAGGCCACCGATGCACAGTTGGCAGAGATAAGAAATGCAAAAATTTCTTCAAACAATGCTTCTGGATCAAAAAGCATAGAAATCGCAAAAAAGGAACTTGAAAGAAAGACAAAGGAGCTTGAGGACTGCAAGGTTAAAAGCTCTATAGCAGGAACCATAACGAGGGTCAATGCAAAGGTGGGCCGTTTTGCCGACGAGATAGATGATAAAAAGCCTATGTTTGAAATTGAAAATATTGATACCCTTAAAATGGTAGCGAATGTAAGTGAATATGATATAGCGAAGATGGAAATAGGGCAAAAGGTTAAAATAAGCGCAGATATTTTAAATGGCGATGAAGTTGACGGCATTGTGTCACGCATAAGTCCCACAGGAGAGCAGAAACAGGGGTCAAACGAGAGAATAATTCCTGTCCAAATTGATGTGACTGGGGATACAAAGGGGCTTATTGCGGGAATTAACGCTTCGGCCAAGGTTGAAACAGCCATTGCTCAAGATGCACTTGTTATTCCTTTAGAGGCACTTATAGATAATGGCGACAATACATATAGTGTTTTTGTTCTTAAAGAAGACAAAACGGTTAAGAAATTAAATGTTTTGCTGGGAGTAGAGGATGTGCTAGAGGTTCAGATCATATGCGATGAGCTTAAAGAAGGAGATAAGGTTGTGCTTAACCCCAATGCCTTTATGACAGACGGAATGAGTGTGATTGTGAATGAGTAG
- a CDS encoding sodium:solute symporter family protein, producing the protein MNSTQIMALVIILLYMAATVALGLFVSSRKKSKTENQSNDDFLMASKSLGPVMLASTLFAANTGGASTTGIATNVFTYGISAGWYAIAAGIGFVLVSFIAPYFRNAQANTVPEIISKRYGKKSHIFTAITSIAALFMATGAQIIATASIINVVTGVEFKIAAIITTVVVIIYTMVGGFKSVTAANMMHVLFITIGMTIAMVIIVNNSAVGGFSVLFEKAKTVTDNSGNNLDLISMTKIGLPTIIGYIAMYFMTFPTGQEIVQTYCSAKDGKSAKVGSIIAGVLSAVYAMVPAIIGLVAYVCIDGFAANGAQKNALAESTITFAPAVVAGIVLAAIVAATMSSASGNMIGTATMFTNDIFRPYINKGVKDDNKEIWISRVTMAVVGIVGLTVALTASNIISVMMGAFALRSAGPFAAFICAIFYKNVTKRAGFISIVSGTIVAAIWIYGLNTPWGLNSMVPGGIIAFAVIFLVSALDRKMGIKPAPEIEFTEPAAVVEFK; encoded by the coding sequence ATGAACAGTACTCAGATTATGGCATTGGTAATAATTTTGCTATACATGGCGGCAACTGTTGCTCTTGGACTTTTTGTATCAAGCCGTAAAAAGAGCAAGACAGAAAATCAGAGTAACGATGATTTTCTTATGGCAAGTAAATCTCTAGGACCTGTAATGCTTGCAAGTACACTCTTTGCAGCTAATACAGGCGGTGCCAGTACCACGGGTATAGCAACTAATGTTTTTACATATGGAATATCTGCAGGCTGGTACGCTATTGCAGCGGGTATAGGCTTCGTTCTAGTTTCCTTTATTGCTCCTTATTTCAGAAATGCACAGGCCAATACTGTTCCTGAGATAATCAGCAAAAGATATGGTAAGAAATCACATATTTTTACTGCAATTACCTCCATTGCAGCCTTGTTTATGGCCACCGGTGCACAGATAATAGCTACTGCTTCAATAATTAACGTTGTTACCGGAGTTGAATTTAAGATAGCTGCTATAATTACTACAGTGGTTGTTATCATATACACCATGGTAGGAGGATTCAAATCTGTTACAGCAGCAAACATGATGCACGTTTTATTCATAACCATTGGAATGACCATTGCTATGGTTATAATTGTTAACAACAGTGCAGTTGGCGGTTTTTCAGTATTATTTGAAAAGGCCAAGACAGTTACTGATAATTCAGGTAATAACCTTGATCTTATCAGCATGACTAAAATAGGACTTCCAACTATAATCGGATATATTGCCATGTATTTCATGACTTTCCCAACAGGACAGGAAATAGTGCAAACTTACTGCTCTGCAAAGGACGGAAAGTCCGCTAAGGTAGGCTCTATTATCGCCGGTGTTTTATCAGCTGTTTATGCTATGGTTCCCGCTATCATAGGTTTGGTAGCTTATGTATGCATTGATGGCTTTGCAGCAAACGGTGCTCAGAAAAATGCTTTAGCAGAATCAACAATAACATTTGCTCCCGCTGTGGTTGCAGGTATAGTACTTGCAGCTATCGTAGCAGCAACCATGAGCAGTGCTTCCGGTAATATGATTGGTACTGCTACAATGTTTACTAATGATATTTTTAGACCTTATATAAATAAAGGCGTTAAAGATGATAATAAAGAGATTTGGATTTCACGTGTAACAATGGCAGTGGTTGGTATTGTAGGACTAACAGTTGCTTTAACAGCTTCAAACATCATTAGCGTTATGATGGGAGCCTTCGCACTAAGAAGTGCAGGACCTTTCGCAGCCTTTATCTGCGCTATTTTTTATAAAAATGTTACCAAAAGAGCAGGTTTCATATCAATTGTTAGTGGTACTATAGTAGCTGCTATATGGATTTATGGTCTTAATACGCCTTGGGGCCTCAATTCAATGGTTCCCGGCGGCATCATAGCCTTCGCGGTAATATTCTTGGTATCAGCATTAGATAGAAAAATGGGTATTAAGCCTGCACCAGAAATAGAATTTACTGAGCCTGCAGCGGTAGTAGAATTTAAATAG
- the dpaL gene encoding diaminopropionate ammonia-lyase gives MKETFKMVQFERKKGQKYPLGFFNIDIVKEVKSFHESFPVYNETPLRNMENLAKELGLGDIYVKDESYRFGLNAFKVLGGSFALGNYLAKRLNSSIAEMPYEKLISEEVRKKLGDIVFVTATDGNHGRGVAWTAKQLKQHSVVYMPKGSAKERLDNIIAEGAEASITDLNYDEAVRLANSMAEEKGWVMVQDTAWEGYEDIPTWIIQGYSTMGYEAYEQLKRLGEEKPTHIFLQAGVGSMAGAITGLFSAIYGEDRPIITIVEPNKADCIYRTAEADDGKLRFVTGDMNTIMAGLACGEPCTIGWNILKDYADNFISCPDYTAAEGMRILGNPPKGDERVISGESGAATLGCVAEIMTNNNLAWMREKLKLDENSRVLFFSTEGDTDKENYIDIVWNGKYSSYEKR, from the coding sequence ATGAAAGAAACCTTTAAGATGGTACAATTTGAACGTAAAAAAGGACAGAAATATCCTTTAGGTTTTTTTAACATTGATATAGTTAAGGAGGTGAAGAGCTTCCACGAAAGCTTTCCGGTTTATAACGAAACACCTTTAAGAAATATGGAGAATTTAGCTAAAGAATTAGGGTTAGGAGACATATATGTAAAGGATGAATCCTATAGATTCGGATTAAATGCTTTTAAGGTGCTAGGCGGCAGCTTTGCTTTAGGAAATTATTTAGCTAAGAGACTTAACAGCAGTATAGCAGAAATGCCATATGAGAAATTAATCTCTGAAGAAGTGAGAAAAAAACTTGGAGATATAGTTTTTGTTACTGCCACCGACGGTAATCATGGAAGAGGAGTAGCCTGGACAGCAAAACAGCTAAAACAGCACTCTGTGGTATATATGCCAAAGGGCAGTGCTAAGGAAAGGCTGGACAACATTATTGCAGAAGGAGCAGAAGCTTCAATAACCGATTTAAACTATGACGAAGCAGTACGTTTAGCAAACAGCATGGCTGAAGAAAAGGGTTGGGTAATGGTACAGGATACAGCCTGGGAGGGCTATGAAGACATTCCTACCTGGATTATTCAGGGCTACAGCACCATGGGCTATGAGGCTTATGAACAGTTAAAGAGGCTTGGAGAGGAGAAGCCAACACATATTTTCCTTCAGGCAGGGGTAGGTTCCATGGCCGGTGCTATCACAGGTTTATTCTCAGCTATTTATGGTGAAGATAGACCGATTATAACTATAGTGGAGCCTAATAAAGCTGATTGTATTTACAGAACAGCAGAGGCCGATGACGGAAAGCTACGTTTTGTAACAGGTGATATGAATACTATAATGGCAGGTCTTGCCTGCGGTGAGCCATGTACCATAGGCTGGAATATTCTTAAGGATTATGCGGATAACTTTATATCTTGCCCAGACTATACAGCTGCAGAAGGTATGAGAATTTTAGGAAATCCACCTAAAGGAGATGAAAGGGTCATTTCTGGTGAAAGCGGAGCTGCTACCTTAGGCTGTGTAGCTGAAATAATGACTAACAATAACCTGGCTTGGATGAGAGAAAAGCTTAAGTTAGATGAAAACTCAAGGGTGCTGTTTTTTAGCACAGAGGGAGATACAGACAAAGAAAATTATATAGATATTGTTTGGAATGGAAAATATTCAAGCTATGAGAAAAGATAA
- a CDS encoding YgeY family selenium metabolism-linked hydrolase: MLSKEREEKVIALCQELIRAQSYSGQEDKVANALKRNFEALGFDDVIIDGYGNIIGHIKGNKPGKKILFDGHIDTVPVTNPDEWTYSPFGGEIHHERIYGRGSSDMKGAVAAMVCAAANFAKDCNRDFAGDIYVAGVVHEECFEGVAARSISERVKPDYVVIGEASELNIKIGQRGRGEIIIETFGKPCHSANPEKGINAVYKMAHVIEAIRTLKPTHHEVLGDGILELTDIKSSPYPGASVVPEYCRATYDRRLLVGETKESVLAPITELLEEMMKKDPQLKVKASYSIGKEMCYTGNEIEGERFFPGWLYDEREEFVQVVYAEIKAMGFNPSITEYNFCTNGSHYAGEANIKTLGIGPSKENLAHTVNEYIEIEQLTSVTQCYYGVMKALLK, from the coding sequence ATGTTGAGTAAAGAAAGAGAAGAAAAGGTTATAGCTTTATGTCAGGAGCTTATAAGAGCTCAAAGCTATTCAGGACAAGAGGATAAGGTTGCTAATGCATTGAAAAGAAATTTCGAGGCCCTGGGCTTTGATGACGTAATAATAGATGGATATGGAAACATCATAGGCCATATAAAAGGAAATAAGCCTGGCAAAAAAATACTCTTTGATGGTCATATAGATACAGTTCCCGTAACAAACCCTGATGAATGGACCTATTCACCCTTCGGAGGAGAGATTCACCATGAAAGAATTTACGGAAGAGGCAGCTCAGACATGAAGGGGGCTGTGGCTGCAATGGTTTGTGCCGCAGCAAACTTTGCAAAGGACTGCAATAGAGATTTTGCTGGAGATATTTATGTAGCAGGAGTGGTTCATGAGGAATGCTTTGAAGGTGTTGCCGCAAGATCAATAAGTGAAAGAGTAAAGCCCGACTATGTAGTTATAGGTGAAGCATCTGAGCTTAATATTAAAATTGGGCAGAGAGGTAGAGGAGAAATAATAATCGAAACCTTCGGAAAGCCCTGCCATTCGGCAAATCCTGAAAAAGGTATCAATGCAGTATATAAAATGGCTCATGTAATCGAAGCTATAAGAACCTTAAAGCCAACACACCATGAGGTTTTAGGAGATGGTATTCTAGAGCTTACAGATATTAAGTCAAGTCCTTATCCTGGAGCGTCAGTAGTACCTGAGTACTGTAGAGCTACATATGACAGAAGACTTTTAGTAGGAGAAACAAAAGAAAGTGTATTGGCACCTATAACAGAACTTCTTGAAGAGATGATGAAAAAGGATCCTCAGCTTAAGGTTAAGGCTTCCTATTCTATAGGAAAGGAAATGTGCTATACTGGCAATGAAATTGAGGGAGAGAGATTCTTCCCGGGCTGGCTCTATGATGAAAGGGAAGAATTTGTTCAAGTTGTTTACGCTGAAATAAAGGCTATGGGTTTTAATCCTTCCATTACTGAATATAATTTCTGCACCAATGGCAGTCACTATGCAGGAGAGGCTAACATCAAGACTCTTGGTATAGGGCCTTCAAAAGAAAATCTAGCACATACAGTAAATGAGTACATTGAAATTGAGCAGCTAACTTCAGTAACTCAGTGCTATTACGGAGTTATGAAGGCATTACTTAAATAA
- a CDS encoding ABC transporter ATP-binding protein, protein MSSIIKIENLSKIYDTGAVQVHALRDVSLSIEEGDFVAIMGQSGSGKSTLMNVLGCLDRPTSGVYELDGINISKMESRELSSIRNKKIGFVFQSFNLIPRTSSLKNVELPMVYAKMGKKERRERAIELLEKVGLGERLHHMPNEISGGQKQRIAIARALANKPSIILADEPTGNLDTSSSEEIMDLFTELNNEGVTVIVVTHEDNIAEYTKRIIRFRDGQIIEDRRREAE, encoded by the coding sequence ATGAGTAGTATTATAAAAATTGAAAATCTCAGCAAAATATACGACACAGGCGCTGTTCAGGTTCATGCACTGCGAGATGTAAGCCTTTCCATAGAGGAGGGGGATTTTGTTGCCATAATGGGTCAGTCAGGCTCGGGAAAATCAACACTTATGAACGTTCTCGGCTGTCTTGACAGGCCTACAAGCGGAGTTTACGAGCTGGACGGAATTAATATTTCTAAAATGGAGAGCAGGGAGCTTTCTTCTATAAGAAACAAAAAAATAGGCTTTGTTTTCCAATCCTTTAACCTGATTCCCCGAACATCTTCGCTTAAAAACGTTGAGCTACCTATGGTGTATGCAAAGATGGGAAAGAAGGAAAGGCGGGAAAGAGCAATAGAACTGCTGGAAAAGGTAGGCTTAGGAGAAAGACTTCATCACATGCCCAACGAAATTTCTGGAGGTCAGAAGCAAAGGATAGCCATTGCAAGGGCTCTTGCCAATAAGCCATCAATTATTTTAGCTGACGAGCCTACGGGAAATCTTGATACTTCTTCTTCTGAGGAAATTATGGACCTTTTTACTGAGCTTAACAATGAGGGAGTAACTGTGATCGTTGTTACCCACGAGGATAACATAGCCGAATACACCAAAAGAATTATACGCTTTCGTGATGGGCAGATTATTGAGGACAGAAGGAGGGAGGCAGAATAA